A single genomic interval of Hydractinia symbiolongicarpus strain clone_291-10 chromosome 8, HSymV2.1, whole genome shotgun sequence harbors:
- the LOC130654951 gene encoding carbonic anhydrase 2-like, which produces MKYLTTAVSFVLLAQTFGANWNYNMSSSKGPMYWANIAQACNGSKQSPIDIVTANVMYDKTLPALVPLNYHVALPDLNYTIRNTGHTLNVEIERNGTWTRSPVLLAYKNVPYRLFQFHFHWGSNDLQGSEHTIDNKSYAGEIHFVHYNMKYRTPTEALENPDGVLVWGHFIKAAGTEENTKMNNVINQIQKVMYDGDRANIDPIFRIDDLIPPNSESKYYTYSGSLTTPECQEVVTWIVNNNTITVSEDQIKTFRSVFKYNRTSGSTVKVEYNFRPPQPLNDRTVYKSFTDAVPQNRTCSCNNTCNTTCNTNAAQSMSTFQSFAMFLVLSFFFMFL; this is translated from the exons ATGAAGTATTTGACAACGGCAGTTTCTTTTGTGCTTCTAGCTCAAACTTTTG GAGCTAATTGGAATTACAATATGTCATCCAGTAAAG GTCCCATGTACTGGGCAAACATAGCTCAGGCATGCAATGGAAGCAAACAGTCACCAATCGACATTGTCACAGCAAATGTGATGTATGATAAAACTTTACCAGCTTTGGTTCCACTAAACTACCACGTGGCATTGCCAGATCTGAATTATACAATCAGAAATACAGGGCACACGTTAAACGTGGAAATTGAAAGAAATGGTACCTGGACCCGAAGTCCAGTGCTGCTGGCGtataaaa ATGTGCCATACAGACTTTTCCAATTTCACTTTCATTGGGGAAGCAACGATTTGCAAGGTTCTGAGCACACTATTGATAATAAATCCTACGCCGGCGAG ATCCATTTCGTGCATTATAACATGAAATACAGGACACCTACGGAAGCGCTAGAAAACCCTGACGGTGTGTTAGTTTGGGGACATTTTATCAAG gCAGCAGGTACGGAAGAAAATACTAAAATGAACAATGTAATAAACCAAATACAAAAAGTCATGTACGATGGGGATAGAGCAAACATTGACCCTATATTCCGCATTGATGATCTTATTCCACCGAATTCTGAATCTAAATACTACACTTATTCCGGATCGTTGACTACACCAGAATGTCAGGAAGTGGTAACATGGATTGTCAACAATAACACGATTACCGTCAGTGAGGACCAG atTAAAACATTCCGATCGGTGTTCAAGTATAATAGAACTTCTGGTTCGACAGTGAAAGTAGAATACAACTTTCGACCTCCACAACCACTTAACGACCGTACTGTGTACAAAAGCTTTACTGACGCTGTCCCGCAAAATCGTACCTGTAGCTGTAATAACACCTGCAATACAACCTGTAATACAAACGCCGCACAGAGTATGAGCACATTTCAATCGTTTGCAATGTTTCTCGTGTtgagtttttttttcatgtttttgtaA